The genomic stretch CCCGAAATGAGGTCCGGCAGCCAGCGGCCCTTCACATCGTTGCTGCCGTGCTTGAGCGCTGTCGCGGCGAGCACGGAAGAGGACAGGAAGGGCGACGGCGTGAGATTGCGCCCGATCTCTTCCAGCACGATTCCGGCTTCGACCTGGCCCATGCCGAGGCCGCCGTCGTCCTCGTCCACCAGCATGCCGGTGAAGCCCATTTCGGCGAACTGCTTCCACAGGCCATGGCCGAAACCATCCTTGCAGTCGCGGTCGCGCCAGTGGCGCAGCTGGTTCTTGATCGAACCTTCCTCGGCCATGAACTGGCTGGCGGTTTCGGCCAGCATCGCCTGGTCGTCGTCGTAGTACAGAGGCATCGGATCAGGCTCCCGGCAGGTCGAGGATACGTTTGGAAATGACGTTGAGCATCACTTCGCTCGTACCGCCTTCGATGGAATTGGCCTTGGTCCGCAGCCATCCGCGCGCAGCCTTGCCGCCGTTCGACGCTTCGCTTTCCCATTCGAGCGCGTGGCTGCCGCCGGCCGCCATGACCAGTTCGTTACGGCGCTTGTTGAGCTCGGTACCGGCGTATTTCATCATGTTCGGCTGTGCGGGATGGCCCTTGCCGGATTTAAGTTCGTCCATGAACTTCTCGCTCATGGCGGTGTAGGCCAGCGCATCGACGTCGAACATGGCGATCTCGGCGCGCAGCACCGGGTCGAGCGCGCCCTGGCGCGAGGTGACAGCGCCGAGCGAAGTCGCCCGGTCGCCGCCGCCGGTCGCCGAGATCATCTCGCGCTCATGGCCGAGGAGGTATTTCGCCACGTCCCAGCCGCGGTTGATTTCGCCGACAAAGCCGGGAATGTCCTCGCCGTAGCTCTTCGGCACGGTGACATCGTCCATGAAGGTTTCGCAGAACGGGCTGTTGCCGCTGATCAGCTTGATCGGCTTGGTCGACACACCATCGCTGGCCATGTCGAAAAGCATGAAGGTGATGCCCTGGTACTTGTTCTCCTTATCGGTGCGGACGAGGCAGAAAATCCAGTCGGCTTCGTCGGCGTAGGAGGTCCAGATCTTCTGGCCGTTCACGACCCAGTGATCGCCCTTGTCCTCGCCGAAGGTCTGCATGGAGACGAGGTCGGAGCCGCTGCCCGGCTCGCTATAGCCCTGGCACCAGCGGATTTCGCCATTGGCGATCTCATTCAGGAAGCGCTGCTTCTGTCCTTCGGTGCCGAAGTGCAGCAGCGCCGGGCCGAGCATCCAGATGCCGAAGCTCGAGAGCGGCGGGCGGGCATTGATCGCAGCCATTTCCTGGCGGAGCACCTTGCCCTGCGCCGGGGTGAGGCCGGCGCCGCCATATTCCTTCGGCCATTCGGGAACGGTGTAGCCCTTTTCGCGGCAGGCCTCGAACCAGACCTTTTGCGCATCGTTCTTGAAGCTGGCGTTGCGCCCGCCCCAGTAAACGTCTTCCTCGTCGCGGACTGGCTCGCGCATTTCGGGTGGGCAATTGGCTTCCAGCCATTGGCGCGTTTCGGCGCGGAAGGCTTCGAGATCGCTATCGGACATGGCCATGATCCTCTCTGTTCTGAAACATCGGTATGTTGACGCTAACGTTAGGAGGATTCGGCCACCGGGTGCAAGGGTGCACACGACGACCTGCAATGCCGTAGCGTCAGGCGGAATGCGTTGACGAGCGGGGCAGCGCGCCTAAGCTGGAGGCGGAGAAATTCGGGGAGAGAGTAGGCATGCGATTCTCTGGCAAGACGGTCGTGATTACCGGCGCCGCATCGGGCATCGGCGCGGAAACGACGCGCCTGTTCGCCAGCGAAGGCGCGACCGTTTTCGCCAGCGACATCGATGCCGAAAACGGCGCGAAGCTCGCGAGCGAAACCGACGGCGACGTGCGGTTCGCCGAGTGCGACGTCTGCGATCCTGCGGCCATGAAGGCACTGATGGACCGCGCGGCAAGCGAGACCGGCGGGATCGATGTCGTCTTCAATAATGCCGGAGCGGGCGGCGCGCGCCCGCCGATCGACGAGATCGAACCCGATGAGTGGGACCGCACGATGGACCTGCTGCTGCGCTCGGTCGCGATGGGTATCCGCTATGCGGTGCCGCATATGAAGGGGCGGAAAGGTGCGAGCATCGTCAACGTCTCCAGCGTTGCCGCGGTGGGCCCGGGCTATTCGCCGACCGCCTATGCCGTGGCGAAGGCCGGCGTATTGCACCTCACCAAATGCGCAGCGACCGATCTCGCGCAATTCGGCATCCGCGTGAACGCGATCCAGCCGGGCTTCATCAATACGAACATCTTTACTGCGAGCCTGGAAATTACCGGCGAGATGCGATCTATGGCCAATGCGGCAATCGCGCAGATGTCCTCAAATGCCCAGCCGGTCGCCCGGGGCGGACAGCCCCGTGACATCGCTAATGCGGTCGCCTTCCTAGCGGGCGAGGAAGCGAGCTTCATGACCGGGGCCTCGCTGATCGTCGACGGCGGGATCACGCTCGGTCCCCGGCATAGCTGGGATCCGGAGGAACCGGGCCTGTTCGCCGCACTCGAGGCGATGGAAGAGCAGGCGAAACAGGGCGCTGCCGCCACCTGATGTCATTCGTCGACGGCCCTCTCTCCCAAAGACTGAAGCTGGTCCACGGCTCCGGCGCGGTGGCCTTCGGCGTGAAGGATTCAGGGTTCAGCTTCTTCCTGCTGCCGTTCTACAATCTCGTACTGGGCGTCGATGCGGGCGTCGTCGGTGCGGCGCTGGCTACCGCGCTGGTCGTCGATGCGCTGGTCGATCCGCTGATCGGCCATCTGTCCGACCGGACCTACACGCGCTGGGGTCGCAGGCTGCCGTGGCTCTATGTTGCACCTTGGCCGCTCGCCCTGCTGTGGACGGTGCTGTGGTCCCCGCCCTTCACCGGTACGCCCGGCTTCTGGGAGATCGTCGCACTGGCCGTGGGCGTGCGGCTGCTGCTCTCCGCCTGCGAGGTCCCCTCGGTCAGCCTGGTTCCCGAAATCACCGACGATTACGACGAGCGCACCACGCTGTTTCGCTATCGCTTCCTGTCGGGCTGGATCGGCGGATTGCTGATGATGGTGCTGGCCTTCACGATCTTCCTGCCCACGCCCGAAGCGCAATTGCAACCCGAAGGCTATGCGCAATTCGGCCTCTTCGGGGCGGGCCTGATGGTGCTCGCGGTCATCGGTTCGGCGGCGGCGCAGCACAGGATCGTGGCGCAGCTTCCGGCGCATCGACCGCCCCCGTTCTCGCTACGCGGCGCGTTCGCCGAAATCTTCGATGCGTTTCGCGAGAAGGCCTTCGTGATCTTCGCCCTCGGCGGTCTGGCCGCATATGTGCTGCAGGGAATGACCTTCTCGATCACGCAATATGTGAACCTCTACGTCTGGCAATTCAGCGAGCTCGCTTTCCGGCTTTACCCGGTGGTGCTGTTTTTCTCCGTCGTGCTGATGTTCGTCATCGTCGGCCCGCTGCACCGCGCCTGGGGCAAGCCAAAATCGGCAGCGGTGGCGGCCATCGTCGGCCTGACCTTTTACTGCCTGCCCTATATGCTGCTGCTGGCAGGGGCCTGGCCTACCACCGGCACTACCGCCTCGACCGCCCTGCTGTACGTCTTCCTCATCTGCGCCAACACGGCGAGCGTCGTGTCGATCATCTCCGCCACCTCCATGGTCGCCGAGATCGTCGAGGCTTTCGAGGAGCGGACCGGCAAGCGCGCCGAGGGCACGTTCTATTCGGGCAACTGGCTGGTTCAGAAATGCGCGACCGGGGGCGGCATCCTGCTGACCAGCCTGATTGTCCAGTCGATCGATCTTGCGCCCGGGACGCCGCAATCGCAGGTGACGCAGGAAACCGTCACCCAGCTGGTGGTGCTCTTCGTCGCGGCCGCCAGCATGCTCGGCCTCATCGCCGCCTTTTGGCTCGGCCGCTTCCCGATCACGCGCGAGCAGCACGAGGCCCGTGTGGCGGCCCGGCGCGCTTCCGACCCTGAATTCCCCAAGGCGATCGACGATGCGGTACGCGCCGATCCCGACGGCCACACGATAACCCCCTAGGCGTGCAGGTGGAGGCTTGGCTTGCGCCGCCGCATCTGCCAGTTTCATGAAGCAACCGATCTGAGAGAAGAGGAAAACACGATGGATTTCGAACCCACTGAGAAACAAGTATTCTGGCGCGACCGGGTGAAGAACTTCATCGAGCAGCACGTGCGTCCGGCCATCCCCACCTATCGCGAACAGGATGCGGAAGGCGATCGCTGGAAGGTGATCCCGGTCGTCCAGGAACTTAAGGCCAAGGCCAAGGCGGATGGCATCTGGAATCTCTTCATGCCGCCGCGCAACGAAGGCCATCACCATGTCGAGGAGACCTATGAGTTCGACGGTCCCGGCCTGACTAATCTCGAATATGCGCTCTGCGCCGAAGAAATGGGCCGCGTCGGCTTCGCGTCCGAAGTCTTCAACTGCTCCGCGCCCGATACCGGCAACATGGAAGTGTTCCACCGCTATGGCACGCGCGAGCAGAAGGACGAGTGGCTGACGCCATTGATGAACGGCGAAATCCGCTCCGCCTTCCTCATGACCGAGCCTTACACGGCCAGCTCCGACGCGACGAACATCGAGACCCGCATCGAACGCGACGGCGACGAATATGTCATCAATGGCCGCAAGTGGTGGTCCTCGGGCCTCGGCGATCCGCGCTGCAAGGTCTCGATCGTCATGGGCAAGACCGACTTTTCCGCCGGTCGCCATGCGCAGCAGTCGATGGTCCTCATGCCGAACGATGCGCCCGGCGTGAACATCATCCGCCACCTGCCCGTCTTCGGTTACGACGATGCCCCGCACGGGCACATGGAAGTCGAGCTGAAGGATGTGCGCGTCCCCGTGACCAATATGCTGCTGGGCGAAGGTCGCGGTTTCGAGATCGCGCAGGGCCGCCTCGGCCCGGGCCGCATCCACCACTGCATGCGCACCATCGGCGTGGCCGAAGAAGCGCTGGAGAAGATGTGCAAACGCCTGCAGGAGCGCGAAGCCTTCGGCAAGCCGATCTACAAGCACTCGGTATGGGAAGAGCGCGTCGCCCGCGCCCGCATCGATATCGACATGACCCGCCTGCTCTGCCTGAAGGCCGCCGACATGATGGACAAGGTCGGCAACAAGGCGGCCAAGCAGGAGATCGCCATGATCAAGGTGCAAGCGCCGAACATGGCCCTGCGGATCATCGACGATGCCATCCAGGCCCATGGCGGTGGCGGCGTGAGCGAGGACTACGGCCTTGCGAGCGCCTATGCCCACCAGCGCACGCTGCGCCTGGCGGACGGTCCGGACGAGGTCCACGCCCGCTCCATCGCACGCATGGAATTCGCCAAGCATACGCCGAACGAAGGGCCGAGCAGTAATGCCCTGCGCAACAGCAACGCCCAGTCGGCCAGCGCCGGCAGCGCAGCGGCCAGCGCCGGCATGTCCAGTGGCGATGTAGGAGCAACGCGCTGATGGCCAAAGCAGCAATACTCGAGCAGGTCGGCGGGCTGACGATCGGCGAGGTCGAACTCGCCGATCCGGCCCCGCACGAAGTCCTGATAGACACCAAGGCGTGCGGGCTGTGCCATTCGGACCTGCACTTTATCGACGGGGCCTATCCACACCCGCTTCCGGCCATTCCGGGCCATGAGGCGGCGGGTGTGGTGCGCGCGGTCGGCAGCGAGGTGAAGACCGTGAAACCGGGTGACCATGTCGTCTCCTGCCTCTCGGCCTTCTGCGGCCATTGCGAGTTCTGCGTGACCGGGCGCATGGCGCTGTGCATGGGAGCGGACACGCGCCGCGACCAGACGGCACCGCCGCGCATCACCCGCAATGGTGGCGAAACCGTGGCCCAGATGCTCAATCTGTCGGCCTTTGCCGAACAGATGCTGATCCACGAGCATGCCTGCGTCGCCATCGACAAGGACATGCCGCTGGACCGTGCTGCCGTGATCGGCTGTGCGGTCACGACCGGAGCAGGCGCGATCTTCAACGCCTGCTCGGTCGTTCCGGGCGAAAGTATAGCGGTCGTCGGCTGCGGCGGCGTTGGGCTCGCGGCCATCAATGCGGCCAAGATTACCGGTGCCGGCAAAGTCATCGCGATCGATCCGCTGCCCGAAAAACGTGCCCTGGCCGAAACGCTGGGCGCAACGCACACGATCGACGCCATGGCGGACGATGCAGTCGAACAGGTCATGAAGATCACCGGCGGCGGCGTGCATCATGCAATCGAAGCTGTCGGCCGGCAAGCGAGCGCGGACCTGTGCGTGAAGATCCTGAGGCGCGGCGGCACGGCGACGATCCTCGGTATGATGCCATTGGACTGCAAGGTCGGCCTCGGCGCGATGGACCTGCTTTCCGGCAAGAAGCTGCAAGGCGCGATCATGGGGATGAACCATTTCCCGGTCGATCTGCCGCGCCTGGTGGATTTCTACATGCGCGGACTGCTCGATCTCGACACGATCATAGCGGAGCGCATTCCGCTCGAGAAGATCAACGAGGGGTTCGAGAAAATGAAGCAGGGCACCTCGGCGCGCAGCGTGGTGGTGTTCGATTGATGTCGGAACAGCAAATCGACTTCGACAAGGAAATGGTCGGCACGGTCGAAGTGTCGGACAAGGACGCGATGGACCTCGACACGCTGACGGCATGGTTCGAAGCCAATGTCGAGGGCTTCGAAGGACCGATCAGCTATTCGAAGTTCAAGGGCGGCCAGTCGAACCCGACCTACCGGATCGACACGCCGAACCAGTCTTACGTTCTGCGCCGCCAGCCCTTCGGTAAACTGCTGCCTAGCGCGCATGCGGTGGACCGCGAATACAAGGCCATGCATGCCCTCGGCCCGACCGGCTTTCCTGTGCCCAAGACCTATGGCCTGTGCGAAGACCCGGACGTCATCGGCTCGAAGTTCTTCGTCATGGGTCTCGCCGACGGGCGATCCTTGTGGAACGGTGCCCTCCCCGGCATCGACCCGAAGGACCGGCGCGAGATCTACAATGCCATGATCGACACCATGGCCGAGTTGCACCTGCGCAAGCCGGACGAAATCGGCCTGTCCGACTTCGGCAAGCCCACCGACTATTGCGCTCGCCAGATCTCTCGCTGGTCGAAACAGTACAAACTCTCCGAAACCGAGCATATGCCGCAGATGGAGCGGTTGATCGAATGGCTCCCGCAGACGATCCCGCCGCAGCACGAAAGCAGCGTGGTCCATGGCGACTACCGGCTCGACAACATGATCTTCGAAAAGGATGCCAATCGCGTGCTCGCGGTGCTCGACTGGGAGCTGTCGACGCTGGGCGATCCGATCGCGGATTTCAGCTACCTCATGCTCAACTGGCACAACCCGGCAGACGGGCGCGCGGGGTTGCTCGGCCTCGACTTGGACGAGCTCGGCATCCCGACGCAGCAGGAAGCAGTCGATCGCTATGTCGCCAAGACCGGCTATCCGGTGCCGCCGATGGACTGGTACTTTGCTTACAACCTCTTCCGGCTGGCCGGCATCATGCAGGGCATCAAGAAGCGGGTGATCGACGGTACGGCATCGTCCGCCCACGCCAAGAACATGTCCGAGCGCGTCGCGCCGCTGGTGGAGCGCGCCTACCAGTTCGCGCAGGCTGCGGGGATGGACTAGCGCGGCTGGGCTGCTAACGAGCGCTCCGAAACGAACACGGAGACCAGCATGAGCGCCGACCTTGAAACCCGCATCGAAGCCGCGTGGGAAGACCGCGCGAACGTGACGCCAAAATCGGGCGACGTGCGCGAGGCGGTCGAGGCTGCGCTCAAGATGCTCGACAGCGGAAAGGGTCGCGTCGCCGAGCCCGACGGTAAGGGCGGCTGGCAGGTCAACCAGTGGCTCAAGAAGGCCGTGCTGCTCAGCTTCCGGCTTAACGACAACCGCGTGATGGACGGCGGCAGCGCCGGTCACCCCGCCTTCGACAAGGTGCCGAGCAAGTTCGCTGGCTGGGACGATGCCCGGTTTCGCGAAGCCGGTTTCCGCGTCGTGCCCGGCGCAGTGGCCCGCGAGGGGGCCTATATCGCCCCCGGCTGCGTGCTGATGCCGAGCTTCGTCAACATCGGCGCCTATGTCGGCAAAGGCACCATGGTCGATACCTGGGCCAGCATCGGCAGCTGTGCCCAGATCGGCGAGAACTGCCACATCTCCGCCGGCGCCGGCATCGGCGGCGTCCTCGAACCTATGCAGGCGAACCCGACCATCATCGGCGACAACTGCTTCATCGGCGCGCGCAGCGAGATCGTCGAAGGGGTGATAGTCGGCGAAGGCAGCGTCGTCGCGATGGGCGTCTTCATCACCCAGTCGACCAAGATCGTCTATCGCGACACGGGCGAGATCATCCGCGGGCACATCCCGCCCTATTCCGTGGTGGTGCCCGGCTCACTGCCAGGCAAGGATGGCGGACCCGGCCTCGCCTGCGCCGTCATCGTCAAGACGGTAGACGCGCAAACCCGCGAGAAAACGGGCATCAACGACTTGTTGCGCGACTGATCCGCAGGCCTGTAAAAGGGAACATTCGCCGCTGAGGCGCGTATCGCAGCAAATGGTCGAAACGACCGGGAGGTATTCTCACAATGGAAAAGCATGATGGTCACGTCCACGTGGACGAAGTCGAAGCGAGCGGCGGCAGCAAGGAAGGCGTCGTACGCTGGGTACTTGCCGGAGGACTGCTGCTGGCAATCCTGCTGATGTCGATCGTCTGGATCATACCCGCCATGACGCAGGGTGATGTCGAAGAAGAGGCCACCGTGAGCGGTGAGATCTCCACCATGGAGAGCGACGGCGACAATACCGACAGCATCGTGGGAACTGGATCTTCGACCGATCTCGGAGACGATCAGGAACCGACGATGGACGCCGATGTTCAGGAAGAAGACGGATTGAGCGTCATCGAGAACAACTGATCGAGGTAGAGCCCCATGAGCAATTCCAATAGTTTCCAGACCGACCAGTACGTCGAATGGGAGTGGGGGAACGGCAAGGGCAAGGGCCAGATCAAGGAACGCTTCGAGCGCGAAGTGACCCGCACGCTTCAGGGCAGCGAAGTTACCAAGGATGGCGACGAGGACAATCCGGCCTATCTGATAAAGCAGGAAGACGGCGACGAGGTCTTGAAGCGCGGCTCCGAACTTTCGGCGCAGAACTGATGCCGAAAGCCAAAAGCAAAGCGCAGCAGCAGGCCGCTGGAGCCGCTCTGTCCGCCAAGCGCGGAGAGACAAAAGTGTCCGACCTGCAGGGCGCGTCCAAGGACATGTATGAGAGCATGAGCGAGGACGAACTCGACGAAATGGCGTCGACCGACCGCTCCGACCTGCCCGACACGGCGGACGACGATTGATGGACGGGGACAAGAAGGACGAGGTCTATTCCGATTTTACCGACTGCGTGAACATGCAGCCGAAAGAACTCGAGGAATGGCTCGATACCGAAAAGTCGAAATCGGTCGGCGACAATGACGGCGGCGAAAGCACCGGCCACCGGTCGGGCCGCCGGATCGTCGAGATCAAGCGGACGAAGAAAGACGACCTGACGGACAGCCAGTACGAGCACATGCAGAAGGTCGTCGGCTATGTGCACCGTCACACCGCGCAAAAGCCTTCCGGCGACATCGAAGAAAGCGATTGGCGCTACAGCCTGATGAACTGGGGTCACGACCCCTGTAAATGAGCCGACCGGGGAGGTTCAGTCCTCCCCGTCGCGCGGCGCACCCACAGCATATTCGATCGGCGTAGCGTTCCGCTGGGTTGCCGCATAGGCCTCCGCCGCGCGCAAGACCCGCATCATGTTGCGCGAGGAAATCTTTTCGAGATCCTCCTGCGAATAGCCGCGCCGGGCCAGTTCGACGAATAGCGCCGGATAGCCGGTTACGTCTTCCATGCCGACCGGGCCGTTGGGCATGCCGTCGTAATCCCCGCCGATGCCGATGTTGTCGATCCCGGCGACTTCGCGGACATGGTCGATATGGTCGGCCATATCGGAGATAGTCGATACCGGCGCGCGGTTCTCCGCATCCCAGACCGCAAGCTGCGCTTCGACTTCGTCGGGCCGACCGGGAAGCAGAGCTTCGAGCCGCGCCTGCTCCGAAGCGCGATTGGCGGAATGCTGGCGCAAATCCTCGGTCAGGAACCACGGTAGTGCCACCACCATCACGATGCCGCCATTCTGCGGCAGGCGGGCGAGCACGCTGTCCGGCACGTTGCGCAAATGGCCGTTGATCGCCCGCGCGCCGGAGTGACTGAAGATTACCGGTGCACCGGCCACGTCGATCGCATCGTGCATCGCCTCCTCGCTGACATGGCTGAGATCGACCAGCATGCCGATGCGATTCATCTCGCGCACGACGTCCATGCCGAAAGCGTTCAATCCGCCATGCTTGGGCGCGTCGGTCGCACTATCGGCCCAACTCAGTGTGGTGCCATGGGTCAGCGTCATATAGCGGGCACCGAGATCGTACATCTGGCGCAACACGGCAAGGCTCGATCCGATCGAGTGCCCGCCTTCCATCCCGAGCAATGAGGCCACGCGCCCCGCCGCCATCGCCTGTTCGACGTCGTCTGCAGTCAGCGCGAGCTGCAGCGTGTCGGGATAGCGCGCGATCAACCGCTTGGTCACGTCGATCTGCTCGATGGTCGCCTGCACGGCTTCGGGTTCCGGCAGGCTGGCGCTGACATAGACCGACCACCACTGCGCGCCGACCTTGCCGGTGCGCAGGCGCGCAATGTCGGTGTGCATCGCAGCCCGATCCTCGGTCGCCGTATCGAGCGTGTCGGCGAAATCGAAATCGTTGATGCGGTTGTCGAACCGGCTGCGAAGCTGGATCGGCACGTCGTTGTGGCCATCCCACACCGGCGCCGCTTCGAGCGCAGCTGCGGCGGTTTGCTCGGCCCGGTCCTGTGCGGCGAGCGGGCTGGTCGTGATGAGAAACGCGGCGGCGAGAGCGAGTGTGCGCATAAATGGAACCCCTTGCGATGTCGTGGGCTGTCCTAGCAAAGACAGACTGCAAGGAAAGGCGGGAATGATGACGATCGAAGCACGGTGGAACGGCGAGACCCTGGCGCGGAGCGACGACACAGTCGTCGTGGAGGGTAATCATTATTTTCCGGCCAAGGATGTGGCGCGCGGCGTTCTGACGACCAGCGACAAGACCACCACCTGCCCGTGGAAAGGCACGGCACAGTACCATTCGATCAATGCGGGCGGCGCAATCAATCCCGACGCCGCATGGTACTATCCCGAACCGAAGCCCGACGCCGCCCATATCAAGGGCCGCATCGCTTTCTGGAATGGTGTCGAGGTGGTCGAGGTTTGAGCAACCTCGAAGCAGAAATTCTGAAAATGCTCGGCCGTCGCGCCGAAGGCGCGACTTTGTGCCCCAGCGAGGTGGCCCGCTTTGTGTCCCCCGATGACTGGCGTGCGGAGATGATTGCAGTGCATGCTGCGACCGACAAATTGGTCAGCCGCGGCGAATTCTCGCTCAGCTGGAAAGGCGAACCGATGCCACGGCGCAAAGGACCTTACCGTATCGGCAAGCCTTCCCAATGATCCAGGTGGTCGTCAGACTGTTGCTGGCGGTTTTCTTTGCAACCGCCGGGTATCTGCATCTTGCGCGCCCGGAACCGTTTCTCACGATCATGCCACCTTGGGTGCCCATGGCCGAAGCCGTCGTGTTCTGGACCGGCATTGCCGAACTGCTGGGCGCAGTCGCTTTGTTCCAGGGCGTCTCGATACCGTTGCGTCGAGCCGGCGCGATCGGCCTCGCGCTTTACGCAGTGTGCGTGTTTCCGGCAAATATCCATCACTTCGCGCTCGACATGGCGCGCCCCGATGGCGGGCTGGGGCTCGGCTATCACATACCGAGAATGTTCGCGCAGCCACTCGTGATCTGGCTCACGCTGTGGTCCGGCGGCGTCACGGACTGGCCGTTTCGCCGCCGGTCCTGAGCAGGATCAGCTCATGTGCTTCGAGACGGCGCCCGTCATCTTGAACATGGAGATCTGTTCCTTGCCGATCACCGCGCCGAGCTTGTCGTCGGGGTTGATCATGCGCTTGTCCTTGGAATCCTGCAGGTTGTTCGCCTTGATGTGATCCCACACCTTCGACGTGACCTGGGCGCGGGTCATGGGACCCTTGCCGACCACGTTTTCCAGTTCCGGCGTCAGGTTCACCGGCTTCTGCAATGCGTTGTTCTTGCCAGCCATGATAATTCCTTTCCTTGGCTATGCTTCAATCATCGTCGTCGAGATCCTCTAGGTCCAGTTCCTCGACCTGATGGCCTTCGAACCGGGCGGTGAGGACCGCGGCGGCGGTCACGTGTCCGTCCAGATTTCGGACGAGTTCCTCATGCGTCGCACCCGGCATCAATGTGAGCGGGAGATCGACGGCAAAAAGCTGAAACAGGTAACGATGCTCTTCTCCAAGCGGCGGGTCGGGCAGGAGCCATTCGGAATTCCCATGGGCGTTCTTGCCGGTGCGCGGCGGGACTTCCCCTTCCAGCAGCTTGCCCTTCTGGCCGGGCAGCCCCCAAACCGTCCAATGCACCTGGCCCGTAACGATATCCTCTGCGACCAGCACCAGTTCCTGCGTACCCGGCGGCGGCGCGGTCCATTCGAGCGGCGGCGCGACCGCATCTTCTTCGATCGCAGTAAAAGAGGGGTCGAGCTCGCCACCGTGGCGAAAAGCGTCGCTCGCCAGCGCGAAGCCGGAGCGACCCAGAGCCTTTTCCTCGGCCACCTTCGCCAAGGTGGGTGCATGCGGCACCTCCCCTCCACCGATCGCCTGTTGGATCCAACCCGGTACGCCGCTCGACATGCTTGCTCCTATGCCCGGCGCACACTGCGCGCGCCTTTCGATAGGAGAGTAAGGCACAGGGACGGGAGGAAAACCATGTGCGGTGGAGGAATTTGCACCGTTTTCCCCCCGTAAAAACCGAATTTCGCTATTTCCCCCGCCCTTTGGCTGCCTCCTTGATCAGCCCGGATTAATCCCCCATGCCGGAAACACGGGTTCCGTCGATCGGGACCGCAGGAATTTGGAGACATCGCATGTCTATGGGTCGCACCATTCTCAGCACCACTCTGGCCTTTTCGCTCGCCGCTTGCGGCGGAGGCGGGAGCGGCGGAAGCACTAGCGGTAGCGGCGGCGGAGCGACCGGCGGAGGCAGTACGAATCAGTGCTCCTTGAGCCAACGCCAGGATTGGGTCCTGGCCCAGCTGAACGAGTGGTACCTGTTCCCGAACCTGCTCGACACCTCGGTATCGAAGGCGAATTACGACGGCGTCCAGTCCTACATCAACGCTCTTGTGGCACCCGCCCGCGCGCAAAACCGTGATCGCTTCTTCACCTACATCACCTCAATTGAAGAAGAGAACGATCTTATCCAGAACGGCTCCAACGCGGGTTTCGGCGTTCGCCTGAGCTACGACACGCAGGCGCGGCGAGTATTCGTGGTGGAAGCCTTCGAAAACGCCCCTGCCTTTGCCGAAGGGATCGACCGGGGGACGGAAATTCTCGCCATCGGCGGCCAGACGGTGGCTGACATCATGGCGGCCAATCCGAATAATCCCGCAGGTGCGGTTAGCAACGCCCTTGGCCCGAGCGAGCCCGGGGTCACCCGCGAATTGCGGATTCGCCAGCCGGACGGCACGGAAAGCAGGGTCTCTGTAGCCAAAGAGGAATACAGTCTCGATCCGCTGTCCGATCGCTACGGCTCGCTGATCCTGGACAACGGCGGGACCAAGGTCGGTTACATAAACCTGCGGACCTTCATCG from Qipengyuania profundimaris encodes the following:
- a CDS encoding acyl-CoA dehydrogenase family protein, which produces MSDSDLEAFRAETRQWLEANCPPEMREPVRDEEDVYWGGRNASFKNDAQKVWFEACREKGYTVPEWPKEYGGAGLTPAQGKVLRQEMAAINARPPLSSFGIWMLGPALLHFGTEGQKQRFLNEIANGEIRWCQGYSEPGSGSDLVSMQTFGEDKGDHWVVNGQKIWTSYADEADWIFCLVRTDKENKYQGITFMLFDMASDGVSTKPIKLISGNSPFCETFMDDVTVPKSYGEDIPGFVGEINRGWDVAKYLLGHEREMISATGGGDRATSLGAVTSRQGALDPVLRAEIAMFDVDALAYTAMSEKFMDELKSGKGHPAQPNMMKYAGTELNKRRNELVMAAGGSHALEWESEASNGGKAARGWLRTKANSIEGGTSEVMLNVISKRILDLPGA
- a CDS encoding SDR family NAD(P)-dependent oxidoreductase; this translates as MRFSGKTVVITGAASGIGAETTRLFASEGATVFASDIDAENGAKLASETDGDVRFAECDVCDPAAMKALMDRAASETGGIDVVFNNAGAGGARPPIDEIEPDEWDRTMDLLLRSVAMGIRYAVPHMKGRKGASIVNVSSVAAVGPGYSPTAYAVAKAGVLHLTKCAATDLAQFGIRVNAIQPGFINTNIFTASLEITGEMRSMANAAIAQMSSNAQPVARGGQPRDIANAVAFLAGEEASFMTGASLIVDGGITLGPRHSWDPEEPGLFAALEAMEEQAKQGAAAT
- a CDS encoding MFS transporter; this encodes MSFVDGPLSQRLKLVHGSGAVAFGVKDSGFSFFLLPFYNLVLGVDAGVVGAALATALVVDALVDPLIGHLSDRTYTRWGRRLPWLYVAPWPLALLWTVLWSPPFTGTPGFWEIVALAVGVRLLLSACEVPSVSLVPEITDDYDERTTLFRYRFLSGWIGGLLMMVLAFTIFLPTPEAQLQPEGYAQFGLFGAGLMVLAVIGSAAAQHRIVAQLPAHRPPPFSLRGAFAEIFDAFREKAFVIFALGGLAAYVLQGMTFSITQYVNLYVWQFSELAFRLYPVVLFFSVVLMFVIVGPLHRAWGKPKSAAVAAIVGLTFYCLPYMLLLAGAWPTTGTTASTALLYVFLICANTASVVSIISATSMVAEIVEAFEERTGKRAEGTFYSGNWLVQKCATGGGILLTSLIVQSIDLAPGTPQSQVTQETVTQLVVLFVAAASMLGLIAAFWLGRFPITREQHEARVAARRASDPEFPKAIDDAVRADPDGHTITP
- a CDS encoding acyl-CoA dehydrogenase family protein; this translates as MDFEPTEKQVFWRDRVKNFIEQHVRPAIPTYREQDAEGDRWKVIPVVQELKAKAKADGIWNLFMPPRNEGHHHVEETYEFDGPGLTNLEYALCAEEMGRVGFASEVFNCSAPDTGNMEVFHRYGTREQKDEWLTPLMNGEIRSAFLMTEPYTASSDATNIETRIERDGDEYVINGRKWWSSGLGDPRCKVSIVMGKTDFSAGRHAQQSMVLMPNDAPGVNIIRHLPVFGYDDAPHGHMEVELKDVRVPVTNMLLGEGRGFEIAQGRLGPGRIHHCMRTIGVAEEALEKMCKRLQEREAFGKPIYKHSVWEERVARARIDIDMTRLLCLKAADMMDKVGNKAAKQEIAMIKVQAPNMALRIIDDAIQAHGGGGVSEDYGLASAYAHQRTLRLADGPDEVHARSIARMEFAKHTPNEGPSSNALRNSNAQSASAGSAAASAGMSSGDVGATR
- a CDS encoding Zn-dependent alcohol dehydrogenase, which encodes MAKAAILEQVGGLTIGEVELADPAPHEVLIDTKACGLCHSDLHFIDGAYPHPLPAIPGHEAAGVVRAVGSEVKTVKPGDHVVSCLSAFCGHCEFCVTGRMALCMGADTRRDQTAPPRITRNGGETVAQMLNLSAFAEQMLIHEHACVAIDKDMPLDRAAVIGCAVTTGAGAIFNACSVVPGESIAVVGCGGVGLAAINAAKITGAGKVIAIDPLPEKRALAETLGATHTIDAMADDAVEQVMKITGGGVHHAIEAVGRQASADLCVKILRRGGTATILGMMPLDCKVGLGAMDLLSGKKLQGAIMGMNHFPVDLPRLVDFYMRGLLDLDTIIAERIPLEKINEGFEKMKQGTSARSVVVFD